From the genome of Nitrosomonas sp. Is79A3:
GCCATGCGTACCTTATCCAAGATTCTGCGGGCTGATGATCAAAATAGCCAGCTTTCTTTTATGTGCCCTGGGTGCAAACAAGTTCATATCATTAAGCATGGTGATGGTTCCGGTCCAAGATGGGCATGGAACGGTGATGTTGAAAAGCCAACATTCGCGCCGTCAATTCTAGTACGGGGCAAAACACTTACAGATAAGGGTA
Proteins encoded in this window:
- a CDS encoding DUF6527 family protein encodes the protein MRTLSKILRADDQNSQLSFMCPGCKQVHIIKHGDGSGPRWAWNGDVEKPTFAPSILVRGKTLTDKGNRDIEDWREAGCPKGDQPFESVARVCHSFVTHGQIQFLADSTHELAGQTVDLPEFTE